A single Cyclopterus lumpus isolate fCycLum1 chromosome 1, fCycLum1.pri, whole genome shotgun sequence DNA region contains:
- the LOC117747185 gene encoding cytoplasmic phosphatidylinositol transfer protein 1-like isoform X2 — protein MHATHSGRVPDRPAVHDQQTQPRAERQRGRSGGRPERTVRRPDARPRTVHGEKSLPQQCSFLPKFSIHIETKYEDNKGCNDNIFDTELKEQEREVCFIDIAYDEIPERYYKESEDLRYFKSNKTSRGILQEGWRDTQDPIMCSYKLVTVKFEVWGLQTRVEQFVHKVVRDVLLLGHRQAFAWVDEWIDMTMDEVREFERTIQEATNQKIGIFPPSISISETPLSSCSLTGPASAPTTPMCTDAPESLSVSKDRPRKKSAPETLTLPDPDKSGVPQGSSMSPLPISNHLQSSTPPASNTDIAEMNEQ, from the exons TACCAGATCGGCCAGCTGTACATGATCAGCAAACACAGCCACGAGCAGAGCGACAGAGGGGAAGGAGTGGAGGTCGTCCAGAACGAACCGTTCGAAGACCCGACGCACGGCCAAGGACAGTTCACGGAGAAAAGAGTCTACCTCAACAG TGCTCATTCTTGCCCAAGTTCTCCATCCACATAGAGACAAAATATGAGGACAACAAAGGATGCAATGACAAT ATCTTTGACACCgagctgaaggagcaggagagggaggtgtgCTTCATCGACATCGCCTACGATGAGATCCCCGAGCGCTACTACAAAGAGTCTGAG GACTTGCGCTATTTCAAGTCAAATAAGACGTCGCGGGGGATTCTTCAGGAGGGCTGGAGAGACACCCAGGATCCCATCATGTGCTCATACAAACTGGTCACCGTCAAGTTTGAGGTGTGGGGTTTGCAGACCCGTGTGGAGCAGTTCGTACACAAG GTGGTTCGGGATGTGTTGCTGCTGGGACATAGACAGGCATTTGCTTGGGTGGATGAGTGGATTG ACATGACAATGGATGAGGTGAGAGAGTTTGAGCGCACCATCCAGGAGGCCACCAACCAGAAGATAGGGATATTCCCACCGTCGATCTCCATCAGCGAGACGcccctgtcttcctgttctctcaCCGGCCCTGCCAGTGCCCCCACCACCCCCATGTGCACGGATGCGCCTGagtccctctctgtctccaagGACCGACCCCGCAAAAAATCTGCACCAGAAACCCTTACCCTTCCTGATCCTGACAAAAGTGGTGTTCCCCAGGGCTCTTCCATGAGCCCACTACCCATTTCAAACCATCTCCAATCATCCACACCACCCGCCTCCAACACTGATATTGCTGAGATGAATGAGCAGTAG
- the LOC117747185 gene encoding cytoplasmic phosphatidylinositol transfer protein 1-like isoform X3 yields MLLKEYRICMPLTVDEYQIGQLYMISKHSHEQSDRGEGVEVVQNEPFEDPTHGQGQFTEKRVYLNSKLPTWAQAVVPKIFYVTEKAWNYYPYTKTEYTCSFLPKFSIHIETKYEDNKGCNDNIFDTELKEQEREVCFIDIAYDEIPERYYKESEDLRYFKSNKTSRGILQEGWRDTQDPIMCSYKLVTVKFEVWGLQTRVEQFVHKVVRDVLLLGHRQAFAWVDEWIDMTLDDVRDYEKQMHEKTNIKVCHEQQEHSTTNPSSLDHKAST; encoded by the exons TACCAGATCGGCCAGCTGTACATGATCAGCAAACACAGCCACGAGCAGAGCGACAGAGGGGAAGGAGTGGAGGTCGTCCAGAACGAACCGTTCGAAGACCCGACGCACGGCCAAGGACAGTTCACGGAGAAAAGAGTCTACCTCAACAG TAAATTACCCACCTGGGCTcaagcagtggttcccaaaatCTTCTACGTGACAGAGAAAGCGTGGAACTACTACCCTTACACCAAAACAG AATATACA TGCTCATTCTTGCCCAAGTTCTCCATCCACATAGAGACAAAATATGAGGACAACAAAGGATGCAATGACAAT ATCTTTGACACCgagctgaaggagcaggagagggaggtgtgCTTCATCGACATCGCCTACGATGAGATCCCCGAGCGCTACTACAAAGAGTCTGAG GACTTGCGCTATTTCAAGTCAAATAAGACGTCGCGGGGGATTCTTCAGGAGGGCTGGAGAGACACCCAGGATCCCATCATGTGCTCATACAAACTGGTCACCGTCAAGTTTGAGGTGTGGGGTTTGCAGACCCGTGTGGAGCAGTTCGTACACAAG GTGGTTCGGGATGTGTTGCTGCTGGGACATAGACAGGCATTTGCTTGGGTGGATGAGTGGATTG ATATGACTTTGGATGACGTGCGGGATTACGAGAAACAAATGCATGAGAAAACCAACATTAAAGTTTGCCATGAGCAGCAAGAGCATTCCACCACAAACCCATCTTCACTGGATCACAAAGCAAgc ACATGA
- the LOC117747185 gene encoding cytoplasmic phosphatidylinositol transfer protein 1-like isoform X1, with the protein MLLKEYRICMPLTVDEYQIGQLYMISKHSHEQSDRGEGVEVVQNEPFEDPTHGQGQFTEKRVYLNSKLPTWAQAVVPKIFYVTEKAWNYYPYTKTEYTCSFLPKFSIHIETKYEDNKGCNDNIFDTELKEQEREVCFIDIAYDEIPERYYKESEDLRYFKSNKTSRGILQEGWRDTQDPIMCSYKLVTVKFEVWGLQTRVEQFVHKVVRDVLLLGHRQAFAWVDEWIDMTMDEVREFERTIQEATNQKIGIFPPSISISETPLSSCSLTGPASAPTTPMCTDAPESLSVSKDRPRKKSAPETLTLPDPDKSGVPQGSSMSPLPISNHLQSSTPPASNTDIAEMNEQ; encoded by the exons TACCAGATCGGCCAGCTGTACATGATCAGCAAACACAGCCACGAGCAGAGCGACAGAGGGGAAGGAGTGGAGGTCGTCCAGAACGAACCGTTCGAAGACCCGACGCACGGCCAAGGACAGTTCACGGAGAAAAGAGTCTACCTCAACAG TAAATTACCCACCTGGGCTcaagcagtggttcccaaaatCTTCTACGTGACAGAGAAAGCGTGGAACTACTACCCTTACACCAAAACAG AATATACA TGCTCATTCTTGCCCAAGTTCTCCATCCACATAGAGACAAAATATGAGGACAACAAAGGATGCAATGACAAT ATCTTTGACACCgagctgaaggagcaggagagggaggtgtgCTTCATCGACATCGCCTACGATGAGATCCCCGAGCGCTACTACAAAGAGTCTGAG GACTTGCGCTATTTCAAGTCAAATAAGACGTCGCGGGGGATTCTTCAGGAGGGCTGGAGAGACACCCAGGATCCCATCATGTGCTCATACAAACTGGTCACCGTCAAGTTTGAGGTGTGGGGTTTGCAGACCCGTGTGGAGCAGTTCGTACACAAG GTGGTTCGGGATGTGTTGCTGCTGGGACATAGACAGGCATTTGCTTGGGTGGATGAGTGGATTG ACATGACAATGGATGAGGTGAGAGAGTTTGAGCGCACCATCCAGGAGGCCACCAACCAGAAGATAGGGATATTCCCACCGTCGATCTCCATCAGCGAGACGcccctgtcttcctgttctctcaCCGGCCCTGCCAGTGCCCCCACCACCCCCATGTGCACGGATGCGCCTGagtccctctctgtctccaagGACCGACCCCGCAAAAAATCTGCACCAGAAACCCTTACCCTTCCTGATCCTGACAAAAGTGGTGTTCCCCAGGGCTCTTCCATGAGCCCACTACCCATTTCAAACCATCTCCAATCATCCACACCACCCGCCTCCAACACTGATATTGCTGAGATGAATGAGCAGTAG